The following proteins are co-located in the Ensifer sp. WSM1721 genome:
- a CDS encoding cation diffusion facilitator family transporter, translated as MAASDNRTVLRLAFWGIPLSLGVMALKMLAWWVTGSVALLSDGLESIVNVIAAVIAYAMIGYAAKPADAGHPFGHHKAEYFSAVIEGVLIVVAALLILSEAIPEIMAPRLLNAPALGLAINFGAGIVNAIWAYVLIRAGRVHRSPALSADGHHILSDVVTSAGVLVGLLLAIATGYAVLDPLLAIVVAGNILLQGWKVISRSIDGLMDKAVPAKEEEAIKQAIAANAGGSLGVHDLKTRQAGPATFVDFHMVVPEAMPVGDAHDICDRIEDAIRAVHPGARIAIHVEPEGEKAHGVRVKVSSGASRK; from the coding sequence ATGGCCGCATCCGACAATCGAACAGTGCTGAGGCTCGCCTTCTGGGGCATACCGCTTTCGCTCGGTGTGATGGCGCTGAAGATGCTCGCCTGGTGGGTGACCGGTTCCGTGGCGCTGTTGTCGGACGGACTGGAGTCGATCGTCAATGTGATTGCCGCAGTAATCGCTTATGCGATGATCGGCTATGCGGCGAAGCCCGCCGATGCCGGCCACCCGTTCGGGCATCACAAGGCGGAGTATTTTTCCGCCGTCATCGAAGGCGTGCTGATCGTCGTGGCCGCACTGCTGATCCTAAGTGAGGCGATCCCCGAGATCATGGCGCCGCGGCTCTTGAACGCACCGGCGCTCGGTCTTGCGATCAATTTCGGTGCCGGAATCGTCAACGCGATCTGGGCCTATGTGCTGATCCGGGCGGGAAGGGTGCATCGCTCTCCGGCCCTGAGCGCCGATGGGCATCATATTCTCTCTGACGTCGTAACCTCCGCTGGCGTGCTCGTCGGCCTTCTTCTTGCCATCGCCACCGGCTACGCGGTGCTTGACCCTCTGCTCGCGATTGTCGTCGCCGGCAATATCCTGTTGCAGGGCTGGAAAGTGATCTCGCGTTCGATCGACGGGCTGATGGACAAGGCCGTTCCGGCGAAGGAGGAAGAGGCGATTAAGCAGGCGATCGCCGCCAATGCCGGCGGCTCGCTCGGCGTTCACGACCTCAAGACGCGGCAGGCGGGGCCCGCGACTTTCGTGGATTTTCACATGGTCGTGCCGGAGGCGATGCCGGTGGGCGATGCGCATGATATATGCGACCGCATAGAGGACGCCATCCGCGCCGTTCATCCGGGCGCGAGGATCGCCATCCATGTCGAGCCGGAAGGCGAAAAGGCGCACGGTGTGCGCGTTAAGGTCAGCAGTGGAGCATCACGGAAATGA
- a CDS encoding anthranilate synthase, which translates to MAAVILEDGSESYTTKGGIVVTRRRRDASYADAIAGYVDKLDERRGAVFSSNYEYPGRYTRWDTAVVDPPLAISSFGRSLWIEAYNGRGEVLLALIAEHLKTVADITLGALTVRRLDLTINEPDRVFTEEERSKMPTVFTVLRAVTNLFHSEEDSSLGLYGAFGYDLAFQFDAIELKLKRPDDQRDMVLFLPDEILVVDHYAAKAWIDRYDFAKGGLSTEGNAADIAPEPFRSVDSIPPHGDHRPGEYAELVVKAKESFRRGDLFEVVPGQKFYERCESRPSEISNRLKAINPSPYSFFINLGNQEYLVGASPEMFVRVSGRRIETCPISGTIKRGDDPIADSEQILKLLNSKKDESELTMCSDVDRNDKSRVCVPGSVKVIGRRQIEMYSRLIHTVDHIEGRLRDDMDAFDGFLSHAWAVTVTGAPKLWAMRFIENHEKSPRAWYGGAIGMVGFNGDMNTGLTLRTIRIKDGIAEVRAGATLLYDSSPEEEEAETELKASAMIAAIRDAKSANSANAARDVAAVGAGVNILLVDHEDSFVHTLANYFRQTGATVTTVRTPVAEEIFDRVKPDLVVLSPGPGTPKDFDCKATIKKARARDLPIFGVCLGLQALAEAYGGDLRQLAIPMHGKPSRIRVLEPGIVFSGLGREVTVGRYHSIFADPSNLPREFMITAESEDGTIMGIEHMKEPVAAVQFHPESIMTLGGDAGMRMIENVVAHLAKRAKVKAA; encoded by the coding sequence ATGGCAGCGGTAATTCTGGAAGACGGCTCGGAGAGTTACACCACGAAGGGGGGCATCGTCGTTACCCGCAGGCGGCGCGACGCCTCCTACGCTGACGCGATTGCCGGTTATGTCGACAAGCTCGACGAGCGGCGTGGCGCGGTCTTCTCCTCCAATTACGAATATCCCGGCCGCTACACCCGCTGGGACACAGCCGTCGTCGACCCGCCGCTTGCCATCTCCTCCTTCGGTCGCTCGCTCTGGATCGAAGCGTATAACGGCCGCGGCGAGGTGCTGCTGGCGCTGATTGCCGAGCATCTGAAAACCGTCGCCGACATCACGCTCGGTGCACTCACCGTCCGCCGCCTCGATCTCACCATCAACGAGCCCGACCGCGTCTTCACCGAGGAAGAGCGGTCGAAGATGCCGACCGTCTTCACGGTTCTGCGCGCAGTGACGAACCTCTTCCACTCGGAGGAGGATTCGAGCCTCGGTCTCTACGGCGCCTTCGGCTACGATCTCGCCTTTCAGTTCGACGCGATCGAACTGAAGCTGAAGCGCCCCGACGACCAGCGCGATATGGTCCTCTTCCTGCCGGACGAAATCCTGGTCGTCGATCATTACGCGGCCAAGGCTTGGATCGACCGCTACGATTTCGCAAAGGGTGGCCTTTCGACCGAGGGTAACGCGGCGGATATAGCTCCCGAGCCGTTCCGCAGCGTCGACAGCATCCCGCCGCACGGAGACCATCGTCCGGGCGAATATGCCGAACTCGTCGTGAAGGCCAAGGAGAGTTTCCGGCGCGGCGACCTCTTCGAAGTGGTGCCGGGGCAGAAGTTCTATGAGCGATGCGAGAGCCGCCCCTCGGAGATTTCCAACCGCCTGAAGGCCATCAATCCGTCGCCCTATTCCTTCTTCATCAACCTCGGCAACCAGGAATATCTCGTCGGCGCCTCGCCCGAAATGTTCGTGCGCGTGTCCGGCCGCCGCATCGAGACCTGCCCGATCTCCGGCACGATCAAGCGCGGCGACGATCCGATCGCCGACAGCGAACAGATCCTGAAGCTTCTGAACTCGAAGAAGGACGAGTCCGAGCTCACCATGTGTTCGGACGTCGACCGCAACGACAAGAGCCGTGTCTGCGTGCCGGGTTCGGTGAAGGTGATCGGCCGGCGCCAAATCGAGATGTATTCGCGGCTGATCCACACGGTCGACCATATCGAAGGGCGGCTGCGCGACGACATGGACGCCTTCGACGGATTCCTGAGCCACGCTTGGGCAGTCACCGTCACCGGCGCGCCGAAGCTCTGGGCGATGCGCTTCATCGAGAACCATGAGAAGAGCCCGCGTGCCTGGTACGGCGGCGCGATCGGCATGGTCGGCTTCAATGGCGACATGAACACCGGGCTGACGCTGCGCACGATCCGCATCAAGGACGGGATCGCCGAGGTGAGGGCGGGCGCGACGCTGCTCTATGATTCCAGTCCGGAAGAAGAAGAAGCCGAAACCGAACTGAAGGCCTCCGCCATGATTGCAGCCATCCGCGACGCGAAATCCGCCAACAGCGCCAACGCGGCGCGCGACGTCGCCGCCGTCGGCGCCGGTGTCAACATCCTGCTCGTCGACCACGAGGACAGCTTCGTCCATACGCTCGCGAACTATTTCCGCCAGACGGGCGCGACGGTGACAACGGTGCGCACGCCGGTCGCCGAGGAGATCTTCGACCGGGTGAAGCCGGACCTCGTCGTGCTTTCGCCCGGCCCCGGTACCCCGAAGGACTTCGACTGCAAGGCGACGATCAAGAAGGCGCGGGCGCGCGACCTTCCGATCTTCGGCGTCTGCCTCGGCCTACAGGCGCTTGCGGAAGCCTATGGCGGCGATCTTCGCCAGCTCGCGATCCCGATGCATGGGAAGCCTTCGCGAATCCGCGTGCTGGAACCCGGCATCGTCTTCTCGGGCCTCGGCAGGGAGGTGACGGTCGGGCGTTATCATTCGATCTTCGCCGACCCATCCAACCTGCCGCGCGAGTTCATGATCACGGCCGAAAGCGAGGACGGCACGATCATGGGCATCGAGCACATGAAAGAGCCGGTAGCGGCCGTGCAGTTCCATCCGGAATCGATCATGACGCTTGGCGGCGACGCCGGCATGCGCATGATCGAGAACGTGGTGGCGCATCTTGCCAAGCGAGCGAAAGTCAAGGCGGCCTGA
- the trpLE gene encoding trpE operon leader peptide TrpLE codes for MANTQNISIWWWAR; via the coding sequence ATGGCAAACACGCAGAACATTTCGATCTGGTGGTGGGCTCGCTGA